In Arachis hypogaea cultivar Tifrunner chromosome 17, arahy.Tifrunner.gnm2.J5K5, whole genome shotgun sequence, a single window of DNA contains:
- the LOC112764559 gene encoding bifunctional dihydrofolate reductase-thymidylate synthase, producing MASNSFVIPNGTGSGNGNGKLNPPPNLQRNYQVVVAATPDMGIGKDGKLPWKLPTDLKFFKEVTVTTSDPGKKNAVVMGRKTWDSIPHKYRPLPGRLNVVLTRSDSFDIAIAENVVICRSMAYALELLAEPPYSLSIEKIFVIGGGQIFRETLNAPGCEAIHITEIQTRIKCDTFMPPVDSSVFQLWYASFPKVENNIRYSFTTYVRVRHLVERATQNTDPVLDNNSDTVKFEFKDFSFLPKMILERHEEYKYLRLVEEIISEGTAKDDRTRTGTLSKFGCQMRFNLRRNFPLLTTKKVFWRGVVEELLWFISGSTNAKLLQEKGIHIWDGNALREYLDRLGLTDREEGDLGPVYGFQWRHFGARYTNMHADYSGQGFDQLLDVITKIRHNPNDRRIILSAWNPADLKLEALPPCHMFAQFYVANGELSCQMYQRSADMGLGVPFNIASYALLTCIIAHVCELVPGDFIHVIGDAHVYQNHVKPLQEQLQNLPTPFPTLKINPEKKDIDSFVASDFELSDYNPHQKIEMKMAI from the exons ATGGCCAGTAATTCTTTTGTAATCCCCAATGGAACCGGCAGTGGCAATGGCAATGGAAAACTCAACCCACCGCCAAATCTGCAGAGGAATTACCAAGTGGTAGTGGCTGCTACACCAGATATGGGGATAGGTAAAGATGGGAAATTACCCTGGAAGTTACCTACTGATCTCAAATTTTTTAAGGAGGTTACTGTAACAACATCTGATCCAGGGAAGAAGAATGCTGTTGTAATGGGTAGAAAAACATGGGATAGTATCCCTCATAAATACAGGCCTCTTCCCGGCCGTCTTAATGTTGTTCTTACTCGCTCAGATAGCTTTGATATTGCAATAGCAGAGAATGTTGTTATATGTAGAAGTATGGCTTATGCTTTGGAATTGTTAGCTGAACCTCCTTATAGTTTGTCAATTGAGAAAATATTTGTTATAGGAGGTGGACAAATATTTAG GGAGACTTTAAATGCACCTGGATGTGAAGCTATCCACATCACTGAAATTCAGACAAGGATCAAGTGTGACACATTTATGCCTCCAGTTGATTCCTCTGTATTTCAGTTGTGGTACGCATCTTTTCCTAAGGTGGAAAACAACATCCGCTATTCTTTCACAACTTATGTGCGTGTAAGGCATTTGGTGGAGCGTGCAACTCAGAATACTGATCCAGTTCTTGATAACAATTCAGATACTGTAAAGTTTGAGTTCaaggatttttcttttcttcctaaaatgattcttgaaagaCATGAAGAATACAAGTATCTTAGGCTGGTTGAAGAAATCATCTCTGAGGGTACAGCCAAAGATGATAGAACAAGGACTGGTACCTTGTCAAAATTTGGTTGCCAG ATGAGGTTCAATTTGCGCAGAAACTTCCCTCTTCTTACTACAAAG AAAGTATTTTGGCGAGGGGTTGTTGAAGAGCTTCTTTGGTTTATTAGTGGGTCTACAAATGCCAAG TTGCTGCAGGAAAAAGGGATCCATATATGGGATGGCAATGCATTGAGAGAATACCTAGATAG acTTGGCTTGACAGACAGGGAGGAGGGTGACTTGGGACCTGTTTATGGGTTTCAGTGGAGGCACTTTGGTGCCAG GTATACTAATATGCATGCTGACTACTCTGGCCAAGGATTTGATCAGCTGTTAGATGTTATTACCAAGATAAGGCACAATCCTAATGATCGGCGGATCATTCTCTCTGCATGGAATCCAGCTGATCTTAAATTGGAGGCGCTTCCACCATGCCACATGTTTGCACAG TTCTATGTAGCAAATGGGGAGTTATCATGTCAAATGTATCAGCGATCTGCTGACATGGGCCTAGGCGTGCCATTTAATATTGCATCTTATGCCCTCCTGACCTGCATAATTGCTCATGTTTGTG AATTAGTTCCAGGTGATTTTATCCATGTCATTGGAGATGCACATGTTTACCAAAATCATGTGAAGCCTTTGCAGGAGCAGCTCCAGAACTTACCAACGCCTTTTCCA ACTTTGAAGATAAACCCAGAGAAAAAAGATATAGATTCTTTTGTGGCTTCTGATTTCGAGCTCAGTGACTATAATCCTCACCAGAAGATTGAGATGAAGATGGCCATCTAA